In Streptomyces hawaiiensis, one genomic interval encodes:
- a CDS encoding asparaginase domain-containing protein, with amino-acid sequence MFAGPTATILNTPDLVTSNKARARHGLPLRPAQFDVLRPQRLAAPVTVYIEAFSAHPLERDAADLYAPPDGWLDENGTFQTEQPTGDATPVYVVELDPADGLYPLPYMGRQADGSAWEETSTAPYAPPGAARQTFYPDARRLYEEIERFGLADHGTPVELGSLADFAFFRAAPSGGYTTGPEAERLGQDFFVYYPYHLQSEPGLAHLAQATNQVQTVLATGEFAGVQWLEGSPTVDETLYWLGLLVDTKVPLVGHPAQRRHQSLSADGDRNVVDGVKFIASGVALDERGENRVGACVIVDELVYSARDVTKVDARPGGYEVTGGHGGVVADLGGYGPPQLTYLPARRHTHRSELRLTVLPERVAGVAGSLDSGVFPVEVETKDAEGLVPAAMPHVSITKYSRYAATGTGTGSPPVAEEEVEILARIDANLARAPLSGFVCEGMSPFGMADPTRNAALSVALFAGMPVVRTGRGNTGGMAYRTDPTFISGNNLTATKARMLLMAALLKFGALPPAVDPFNPTLDERAATEKAVARYQALFDTH; translated from the coding sequence GTGTTCGCCGGACCGACGGCGACGATCCTGAACACACCGGACCTGGTCACGTCGAACAAGGCCCGCGCACGACATGGACTGCCGCTCCGTCCCGCCCAGTTCGACGTGCTGCGTCCCCAACGGCTCGCGGCACCCGTCACGGTGTACATCGAGGCGTTCAGCGCGCACCCGCTCGAACGGGACGCGGCCGACCTGTACGCCCCGCCGGACGGCTGGCTCGACGAGAACGGCACGTTCCAGACGGAGCAGCCGACCGGCGACGCCACCCCGGTGTACGTCGTCGAACTCGATCCCGCCGACGGTCTCTACCCCCTTCCCTACATGGGGAGGCAGGCGGACGGATCCGCCTGGGAGGAGACCTCGACGGCACCGTACGCGCCACCAGGAGCCGCCCGGCAGACGTTCTACCCCGACGCCCGCCGCCTCTACGAGGAGATCGAGCGTTTCGGGCTCGCCGACCACGGCACCCCCGTCGAGCTCGGCTCCCTCGCCGACTTCGCGTTCTTCCGCGCCGCTCCGTCCGGCGGCTACACCACGGGTCCCGAAGCCGAGCGCCTCGGGCAGGACTTCTTCGTCTACTACCCGTACCACCTCCAGAGCGAGCCCGGTCTGGCACACCTCGCCCAGGCGACCAACCAGGTCCAGACCGTCCTCGCCACGGGAGAGTTCGCCGGCGTTCAGTGGCTCGAGGGCAGCCCGACGGTCGACGAGACCCTGTACTGGCTCGGACTGCTGGTCGACACGAAGGTGCCGCTGGTCGGACACCCGGCGCAGCGCCGCCACCAGTCCCTGAGCGCGGACGGCGACCGCAACGTGGTGGACGGCGTGAAGTTCATCGCGTCGGGCGTCGCCCTGGACGAGCGGGGTGAGAACCGCGTCGGTGCCTGCGTGATCGTCGATGAACTCGTCTACTCGGCCCGGGACGTGACCAAGGTCGACGCCCGGCCGGGCGGATACGAGGTCACCGGTGGTCACGGAGGAGTGGTCGCCGACCTCGGCGGCTACGGCCCCCCGCAGCTCACCTATCTCCCCGCCCGCAGGCACACCCACCGCTCGGAGCTGCGTCTGACGGTGCTCCCCGAGCGAGTGGCCGGCGTCGCCGGGAGCCTGGATTCGGGCGTGTTCCCGGTCGAAGTGGAAACGAAGGACGCCGAGGGGCTCGTACCCGCCGCCATGCCGCACGTCTCGATCACCAAGTACAGCCGCTACGCGGCGACGGGGACCGGCACCGGCAGCCCGCCCGTGGCCGAGGAGGAGGTCGAGATCCTCGCCCGGATCGACGCCAACCTCGCCCGTGCGCCCCTCTCCGGATTCGTCTGCGAAGGCATGTCTCCGTTCGGGATGGCCGATCCGACGAGGAACGCGGCGCTGAGCGTGGCCCTCTTCGCCGGCATGCCGGTGGTCCGCACGGGCCGCGGCAATACCGGTGGCATGGCGTACCGCACCGACCCGACGTTCATCTCGGGCAACAACCTCACGGCCACCAAGGCGCGCATGCTCCTGATGGCGGCACTGCTCAAGTTCGGTGCCCTGCCCCCGGCCGTGGACCCCTTCAACCCGACCCTCGACGAGCGTGCGGCCACCGAGAAGGCGGTCGCCCGGTACCAGGCCCTGTTCGACACCCACTGA
- a CDS encoding PhzF family phenazine biosynthesis protein codes for MGTYEYVVADVFTDAPLEGNPTAVFLDASGLSAERMQQIAREMHLSETVFVLPAQDDGDVRVRIFTPVNELPFAGHPTLGTAVVLGESHDAKELRMETAKGTVAFELERDDDGRTIAAGMWQPLPTWEPYDRADELLTALDLVPTGSTLPVEVYDNGPRHVFVGLDGVAALSALEPDQRILARLPDMAANCFAGSGTRWRLRMFSPAYGVVEDAATGSAAGSLPVHLARHGLIPFGEWIEIRQGVEMGRPSTMRARATGTPDRIDSVQVAGSAVVVARGTLYA; via the coding sequence ATGGGTACATACGAGTACGTGGTGGCCGACGTCTTCACCGACGCCCCTCTGGAAGGAAACCCGACCGCGGTCTTCCTGGACGCTTCCGGTCTCTCCGCCGAGCGCATGCAGCAGATCGCGCGGGAGATGCACTTGTCGGAGACCGTCTTCGTGCTCCCCGCGCAGGACGACGGCGACGTACGAGTCCGCATCTTCACGCCGGTGAACGAGCTGCCGTTCGCCGGACATCCCACCCTGGGAACGGCAGTGGTGCTCGGCGAGTCGCACGACGCGAAGGAACTCCGGATGGAGACCGCCAAGGGCACTGTGGCGTTCGAACTCGAGCGTGATGACGACGGCCGCACCATCGCGGCCGGCATGTGGCAACCCCTCCCGACCTGGGAACCCTACGACCGTGCGGACGAACTGCTCACCGCTCTCGACCTGGTGCCCACCGGCAGTACCCTGCCGGTCGAGGTCTACGACAACGGGCCGCGGCACGTCTTCGTCGGCCTGGACGGTGTGGCCGCGCTCTCGGCCCTGGAGCCGGACCAGAGGATCCTCGCGAGGCTGCCCGACATGGCCGCCAACTGCTTCGCGGGATCAGGGACTCGATGGCGGCTGCGCATGTTCTCACCCGCCTACGGCGTGGTCGAGGACGCGGCCACAGGCTCGGCCGCCGGCTCGCTCCCGGTACATTTGGCCCGGCACGGGCTGATCCCGTTCGGGGAGTGGATCGAGATCCGCCAGGGGGTGGAGATGGGCCGTCCTTCGACGATGCGCGCTCGCGCGACGGGGACGCCGGATCGGATCGATTCCGTCCAGGTGGCGGGCTCCGCCGTGGTCGTCGCCCGGGGCACGCTGTACGCGTAG
- a CDS encoding replication-associated recombination protein A: MAVEEDGLFALPARDSPPPAEAVRADAPLAVRMRPRTLAEVVGHAQLLRVGAPLRRLAEGGDTASVLLFGPPGTGKTTLARLLADVGSRHFVALSALSSGVKELRDVMNDARHRRDRQNRQTVLFIDEVHRFSKTQQDALLGAVEDGLVLLVAATTENPSFSVVAPLLSRLLVLQLQPLTEDDVRELLRRAVKDERGLDGAVTLSPEAEDALVRLAAGDARSALTALEASAGGVTDTGGTVIDLSSVERAVAETTVRYDRQGDQHHDTVSAFIKSIRGSDPDAALHYLARMLVAGEDPRFIARRLVVHASEDVGLADPTALQAAVAAAQTVQLIGMPEARLALAQATVHLAMAPKSNTVIVGIDEAMADVRAGAVGEIPAHLRYSRYAGARERGHGVGYRYPHRTPEGVLEQQYPPDDLVGKDYYRPTQRGGERVLHERLSNLRRAVRGEER; this comes from the coding sequence ATGGCCGTTGAGGAGGACGGGCTGTTCGCGTTACCGGCACGGGACAGCCCTCCGCCCGCCGAGGCCGTACGGGCCGACGCGCCTCTGGCGGTACGGATGCGGCCGCGCACGCTCGCCGAGGTCGTGGGCCACGCGCAACTGCTGCGGGTCGGCGCACCCCTGCGGCGGCTGGCCGAGGGCGGAGACACGGCGTCGGTACTGCTTTTCGGCCCGCCCGGCACCGGGAAGACAACCCTCGCACGGCTGCTCGCCGACGTCGGCTCCCGGCACTTCGTCGCCCTCTCGGCGCTGTCCAGCGGAGTCAAGGAACTGCGCGACGTGATGAACGACGCGCGCCATCGCCGCGACCGTCAGAACCGGCAGACCGTGCTGTTCATCGACGAGGTGCACCGCTTCTCCAAGACCCAGCAGGACGCGCTCCTCGGCGCCGTGGAGGACGGGCTCGTGCTGCTCGTCGCCGCCACCACCGAGAACCCGTCGTTCTCGGTGGTGGCCCCGCTGCTCTCACGCCTGCTGGTCCTGCAGCTCCAGCCCCTGACCGAGGACGATGTCCGCGAGCTGCTGCGCCGCGCCGTGAAGGACGAACGTGGCCTCGACGGCGCGGTCACCCTGTCTCCCGAGGCCGAGGACGCCCTCGTACGCCTCGCGGCCGGCGACGCCCGCAGCGCGCTGACCGCCCTGGAGGCGAGCGCCGGCGGGGTGACCGACACCGGTGGCACGGTGATCGACCTGTCCTCGGTGGAGCGGGCCGTCGCCGAGACGACCGTCCGCTACGACCGGCAGGGCGACCAGCACCACGACACGGTCAGCGCGTTCATCAAGTCGATCCGCGGCTCGGACCCGGACGCCGCCCTGCACTACCTGGCCCGCATGCTGGTGGCCGGGGAGGATCCGCGGTTCATCGCGCGGCGGCTGGTGGTGCACGCCAGTGAGGATGTCGGGCTGGCCGATCCCACGGCACTGCAGGCCGCCGTCGCGGCGGCGCAGACGGTCCAGCTCATCGGCATGCCCGAGGCCCGCCTCGCCCTGGCACAGGCCACCGTGCATCTGGCCATGGCACCGAAGTCGAACACGGTGATCGTCGGGATTGACGAGGCGATGGCCGACGTCCGTGCGGGCGCCGTCGGCGAGATCCCCGCCCACCTGCGGTACAGCCGTTACGCGGGCGCCAGGGAAAGGGGCCACGGGGTGGGCTACCGATACCCCCACAGGACCCCGGAAGGGGTTCTGGAGCAGCAATACCCGCCGGACGACCTGGTGGGGAAGGACTACTACCGTCCCACTCAGCGCGGCGGGGAGCGCGTCCTGCACGAGCGCCTCAGCAATCTCCGCCGTGCCGTCCGCGGAGAGGAGAGGTAG
- a CDS encoding RidA family protein, whose protein sequence is MERNAVNPVTWSVEMGFNQGEVVSGHSRTLYISGQTAMSKEGKPEHDGDMAAQLALSIDNIEAVLAEAGMSLSNLVRLNVYTTDVDLLFQHYGVLAGRLGAAQVSPTTTMLGVTRLAIPGQMVELEGTAVA, encoded by the coding sequence ATGGAACGTAACGCGGTCAACCCGGTGACGTGGTCGGTCGAGATGGGCTTCAACCAGGGTGAGGTCGTCTCCGGCCACTCCCGAACCCTGTACATCTCGGGGCAGACCGCGATGAGCAAGGAGGGGAAGCCCGAGCATGACGGCGACATGGCGGCGCAGCTGGCGCTGAGCATCGACAACATCGAGGCGGTGCTCGCCGAGGCCGGCATGTCGCTCTCGAACCTCGTCCGGCTCAACGTCTACACGACCGACGTCGACCTGCTCTTCCAGCACTACGGTGTGCTGGCGGGCCGGCTGGGCGCCGCCCAGGTCTCGCCGACCACCACCATGCTCGGCGTGACCCGCCTGGCGATCCCCGGCCAGATGGTCGAGCTGGAGGGCACCGCCGTCGCGTGA
- a CDS encoding helix-turn-helix transcriptional regulator, whose amino-acid sequence MRADRLVSLVLLLRQRGRMTAETLATELEVSTRTVLRDIEALSAAGVPVYAERGRHGGFSLLPDFQTALTGLNHDEALALLVAGSRRGAQLFGLGSALASAMLKVVDALPEGLRDTAADAARRLLIDPETDLLSRRVAIEEVPDAIAAEVRRAVLAGHKLRIHYKAVDQPPKWRTVDPIGLVTVREQGYLLANRAGEDRTYRLSRVLAAEELDEPAQRPATVDLDRAWQERNARFRTGGDKVAVLVRVDPVRREHLVGTALAVCAEEADADGWLRLNVIFQDARHAEWALWQHANDAEVLAPQWLRTSLGNRASTVAARYGPSS is encoded by the coding sequence ATGCGCGCCGATCGGCTGGTCTCCCTGGTGCTCCTGCTGCGTCAGCGTGGTCGGATGACCGCGGAGACGCTGGCCACCGAGCTGGAGGTGTCCACCCGCACGGTGCTGCGCGACATCGAGGCGCTGTCCGCGGCCGGCGTCCCGGTCTATGCCGAGCGCGGCAGGCACGGCGGTTTCTCTCTGTTGCCCGATTTTCAGACGGCGCTCACCGGGCTGAATCACGACGAGGCGCTCGCCCTGCTCGTGGCCGGATCGCGGCGCGGCGCCCAGCTGTTCGGCCTCGGTTCGGCGCTCGCCTCGGCCATGCTCAAGGTGGTCGACGCGTTGCCCGAGGGTCTGCGCGACACCGCCGCCGATGCGGCGCGGCGATTACTCATCGACCCGGAGACCGACCTCCTCTCGCGCCGCGTGGCCATCGAGGAGGTGCCCGACGCCATCGCGGCCGAGGTCCGGCGGGCGGTGTTGGCCGGACACAAGCTGCGCATCCACTACAAGGCGGTGGACCAGCCCCCGAAGTGGCGCACGGTCGACCCGATCGGCCTGGTCACCGTACGTGAACAGGGTTACCTGCTGGCCAACCGAGCCGGCGAGGACCGCACCTACCGGCTGTCCCGGGTGCTGGCCGCCGAGGAACTCGACGAGCCCGCCCAGCGACCGGCGACCGTCGACCTGGACCGGGCCTGGCAGGAACGCAACGCCCGGTTCCGGACCGGCGGCGACAAGGTCGCCGTCCTGGTACGAGTTGACCCGGTGCGGCGGGAACACCTGGTCGGCACCGCCCTGGCCGTCTGCGCCGAGGAGGCCGACGCGGACGGCTGGCTGCGGCTGAATGTGATCTTCCAAGATGCGCGGCATGCCGAATGGGCCCTGTGGCAGCACGCCAACGACGCGGAAGTCCTGGCCCCGCAGTGGCTGCGCACCTCCCTGGGCAACCGCGCCTCCACGGTCGCTGCCCGCTACGGCCCGTCCTCCTGA
- a CDS encoding VOC family protein: MKLSAITLDCADPLALAAFYQRATGLELHPKSNADFASLGSEGGLSLGFQRVDGYRAPSWPDQEIPQQLHCCFRVADLDEAETRLVALGAGRPEHQPNVGRWRVLTDPAGHPFCIVGG, from the coding sequence ATGAAGTTGAGTGCGATAACCCTGGACTGCGCTGATCCGCTGGCACTCGCGGCGTTCTATCAGCGGGCCACTGGGCTGGAACTCCATCCGAAGTCGAACGCCGACTTCGCCTCCCTGGGCAGCGAGGGCGGACTCTCCCTCGGCTTTCAGCGGGTCGACGGCTACCGGGCACCGAGCTGGCCCGACCAGGAGATTCCTCAGCAGCTGCACTGCTGCTTCAGGGTGGCGGACCTGGACGAGGCCGAGACGCGGCTGGTGGCGTTGGGGGCGGGCAGGCCGGAGCATCAGCCGAACGTGGGCAGGTGGCGCGTGCTCACGGATCCGGCGGGGCATCCCTTTTGCATCGTCGGGGGCTGA
- a CDS encoding class I SAM-dependent methyltransferase produces the protein MTEPSHLTAVRESYDTVAADYARRVKEPADLDPVSRAMLAAFADLVRPPHAGPVADLGCGPGKVTAHLAALGVPAFGVDVSPRMIELARAAYPELRFTVGSMTALDIPDGELGGILAYYATHHTPPQWLPTVFSEFHRTLAPGGRLMLAGHVGNDEHLRPTHAYGDHPVSYESYLLPPERIAALLHRAGLVVTTRVVQEPEGATKRQVGTFLAYKPQ, from the coding sequence ATGACCGAGCCCTCCCACCTCACCGCCGTCCGCGAGTCCTACGACACCGTCGCCGCCGACTACGCCCGACGCGTCAAGGAACCGGCCGACCTGGACCCGGTGTCCCGCGCGATGCTGGCCGCGTTCGCCGACCTCGTACGGCCCCCGCACGCCGGGCCGGTCGCCGACCTGGGCTGCGGCCCCGGCAAGGTGACGGCGCATCTGGCCGCCCTCGGGGTACCGGCGTTCGGCGTGGACGTGTCGCCGAGGATGATCGAGCTGGCCCGGGCGGCGTACCCGGAACTCCGCTTCACCGTCGGCTCGATGACCGCGCTGGACATCCCCGACGGCGAGCTCGGCGGCATCCTCGCGTACTACGCCACCCACCACACCCCGCCGCAGTGGCTGCCGACCGTCTTCTCCGAGTTCCACCGCACCCTCGCACCCGGCGGCCGGCTGATGCTGGCCGGCCATGTCGGCAACGACGAGCACCTCCGCCCGACCCACGCCTACGGCGACCACCCGGTGTCCTACGAGTCGTACCTGCTCCCGCCGGAACGCATCGCCGCACTCCTGCACCGGGCCGGCCTGGTGGTCACGACGCGGGTGGTGCAGGAACCGGAGGGAGCGACGAAGAGGCAGGTCGGCACGTTCCTGGCGTACAAGCCGCAGTAG
- a CDS encoding DUF2269 domain-containing protein, whose translation MHVTSAAGWLGLTLGLLALGITATTTGSAVTVEASVRAMKLFADWLLLPVAFLTLLSGLLLSLGTVWGLARYRWVYTKFWLTLATVTATVFALRPGVNSAVAAVAAGGPLPDAGDVLFGPVVSLSAYLFMTAISVLKPWGTTRRGKRLKASM comes from the coding sequence GTGCACGTCACCTCCGCCGCCGGCTGGCTCGGGCTCACGCTCGGGCTGCTCGCGCTCGGGATCACCGCGACCACCACCGGGTCCGCCGTGACCGTGGAGGCCTCCGTGCGGGCCATGAAGCTCTTCGCCGACTGGCTCCTGCTCCCCGTCGCGTTCCTCACGCTGCTCAGCGGCCTGCTGCTGTCGCTGGGCACGGTGTGGGGCCTGGCCAGGTACCGGTGGGTGTACACGAAGTTCTGGCTGACCCTCGCCACGGTCACCGCCACGGTCTTCGCGCTGCGTCCCGGGGTGAACTCCGCGGTCGCCGCCGTCGCCGCGGGCGGGCCGCTGCCGGACGCCGGTGACGTGCTGTTCGGACCGGTCGTGTCGCTGTCCGCCTACCTGTTCATGACGGCGATCTCCGTCCTGAAGCCCTGGGGGACGACCCGCCGGGGCAAGAGACTGAAGGCATCCATGTGA
- a CDS encoding TetR/AcrR family transcriptional regulator, with translation MARVGLTPERLTEAGAELADEIGFEQVTVSELARRFDVKVASLYSHVRNSQDLKTRIALLALTELADRAADALAGRAGKDALAALANVYRDYAREHPGRYAAAQLRLDPRTAAASAGVRHAQMTRALLRGYDLTEPDQTHAVRLLGSVFHGYVSLELGGGFSHSAPDTEETWARILDALDTLLRNWPAAPTDPRG, from the coding sequence ATGGCACGTGTAGGACTGACGCCGGAGCGTCTTACCGAGGCCGGCGCGGAGCTGGCCGACGAGATCGGCTTCGAGCAGGTCACCGTCTCGGAACTGGCCCGGCGGTTCGACGTCAAGGTCGCGAGCCTGTACTCGCACGTGCGCAACTCCCAGGACCTGAAGACCAGGATCGCCCTGCTCGCCCTCACGGAACTCGCCGACCGGGCCGCCGACGCCCTGGCCGGGCGGGCCGGCAAGGACGCCCTGGCCGCCCTCGCGAACGTGTACCGCGACTACGCCCGGGAACACCCCGGCCGCTACGCCGCGGCCCAGCTGCGGCTCGACCCGCGGACGGCGGCCGCGAGCGCCGGCGTCCGGCACGCCCAAATGACCCGGGCGCTGCTGCGCGGCTACGACCTGACGGAGCCGGACCAGACCCACGCGGTCCGGCTGCTCGGCAGCGTCTTCCACGGCTACGTCAGCCTGGAGCTCGGCGGCGGTTTCAGCCACAGCGCCCCGGACACCGAGGAGACCTGGGCCCGGATCCTCGACGCCCTCGACACGCTGCTGCGGAACTGGCCCGCGGCCCCCACCGATCCCCGAGGCTGA
- a CDS encoding GDSL-type esterase/lipase family protein, with protein MHTEHDWITTPLTADLLRGALDVERTEHGLLPHRLPARARAQNTNAQLAMAEAQPSGVRLAFRTAATTIELDTLRTKRDYTGFPPRPDGLYDLLVDGVPAGQAAGTGGNVLTVDLATWEGEVAPGPVGTVRFTGLPARDKDVEIWLPHNETTELVALRTDAPVAPAPDRGRRVWLHHGSSISHGSDAASPTAIWPAIAALRGGVELTNLGLGGSAMLDPFTARAMRDTPADLISVKMGINIVNQDAMRLRTFGPAVHGFLDTIRDGHPDTPLLLVSPIHCAIHEDTPGPTAPDHDEIGKGRLVFSAMGDPAETPTGKLTLTVIREELSRIVRQRAADDPNLHYLDGLALYGAKDATTLPLPDNVHPDATTHDHIGTRFHELAFTRGGPFSEEG; from the coding sequence ATGCACACCGAGCACGACTGGATCACCACACCCCTCACGGCGGACCTGCTGCGCGGCGCCCTCGACGTGGAGCGCACCGAGCACGGTCTGCTCCCCCACCGGCTCCCCGCCCGGGCCCGCGCGCAGAACACCAACGCGCAGCTGGCGATGGCCGAGGCCCAGCCCTCGGGCGTACGCCTGGCGTTCCGTACCGCCGCGACCACCATCGAGCTGGACACGCTGCGCACCAAGCGCGACTACACCGGGTTCCCGCCGCGCCCGGACGGGCTGTACGACCTGCTCGTCGACGGCGTCCCGGCCGGCCAGGCCGCCGGGACCGGCGGCAACGTCCTCACCGTCGACCTGGCCACCTGGGAGGGCGAGGTCGCGCCGGGCCCGGTCGGCACCGTCCGCTTCACGGGCCTGCCCGCACGGGACAAGGACGTCGAGATCTGGCTGCCGCACAACGAGACCACCGAGCTGGTCGCCCTGCGCACGGACGCGCCCGTCGCGCCCGCGCCGGACCGGGGCCGCCGGGTGTGGCTGCACCACGGCAGCTCGATCAGCCACGGCTCGGACGCCGCGAGCCCCACGGCCATCTGGCCCGCGATCGCCGCGTTGCGCGGCGGCGTGGAGCTGACCAACCTCGGCCTGGGCGGCAGCGCGATGCTCGACCCGTTCACCGCGCGCGCCATGCGGGACACCCCGGCGGACCTGATCAGCGTGAAGATGGGCATCAACATCGTCAACCAGGACGCGATGCGGCTGCGCACCTTCGGTCCCGCCGTGCACGGCTTCCTCGACACGATCCGCGACGGCCACCCGGACACCCCGCTGCTGCTCGTCTCCCCCATCCACTGCGCCATCCACGAGGACACACCCGGCCCCACCGCCCCGGACCACGACGAGATCGGCAAGGGCCGCCTGGTCTTCTCCGCCATGGGCGACCCGGCGGAGACGCCCACCGGCAAGCTCACCCTCACCGTCATCCGCGAGGAACTGTCCCGCATCGTCAGGCAGCGCGCCGCCGACGACCCGAATCTCCACTACCTGGACGGCCTCGCCCTCTACGGCGCGAAGGACGCCACCACCCTCCCCCTGCCCGACAACGTCCACCCGGACGCCACCACCCACGACCACATCGGCACCCGCTTCCACGAACTGGCCTTCACGAGGGGAGGCCCCTTCTCGGAAGAGGGGTGA
- a CDS encoding HelD family protein: MTSTEPALHHVLDKERVHHERCRTALAAMVEGAGEQVVTGEDVSASGADAEVLGYRLRSRAKALRELPEGPLFFGALQGAEGQLHIGRLRVSEHPAEPPLVVDWRAPVSRAFYQASARGPQGVAVRRRFGWAPGSRGDSRDLTGLEDEHLEQGETRDSEIVAREIERPRVGPMRDIAATIQPEQDDLVRGDLAVSVCVQGAPGTGKTAVGLHRAAYLLYTYPQRIRRGGLLILGPNRTFLSYISEVLPALGETGVRQSTLGEEIARWPVRGVDDEPAAVVKHDARMAEVLRRALYARVRAEGAGALAVPDGSYRWRVPEGVLARIVARVRQEEPPYGVGRERVRARIVGCLREQVERRAGPPPNAWVRRVERSRPVSAYVDAVWPRVRPEEVVAELLTGEGALAAAADGLLDAGEQRALRWERPPRSWKSARWSAADLVLLDEVAGLIGHPEGYGHVVVDEAQDLSPMECRAVARRARFGSLTVLGDLAQGTTPWAARAWPAVLAHLGKPDAAVVALTTGFRVPQAVVGLANRLLERLDVDVPAARSLRGDGELRMRETTEDGVPGAVVAAVRDALGREGSVGVVAADADVSRVRAALDAAGIEAAGPDELGARVALVPASVVKGLEYDHVVAVEPAAIAEAEERGLHRLYVVLTRAVSRLEVVRGRPLPF, from the coding sequence ATGACCTCGACCGAGCCTGCCCTTCACCACGTCCTCGACAAGGAACGCGTCCACCACGAGCGCTGCCGGACCGCCCTCGCCGCGATGGTCGAGGGCGCCGGTGAACAGGTCGTCACCGGGGAGGACGTGTCCGCGTCCGGGGCCGATGCCGAGGTCCTCGGGTACCGGCTGCGCAGCCGGGCGAAGGCGCTGCGGGAACTGCCCGAGGGGCCGTTGTTCTTCGGAGCCCTTCAGGGCGCGGAGGGGCAGTTGCACATCGGGCGGCTGCGGGTCTCCGAGCACCCGGCCGAACCGCCCCTCGTCGTCGACTGGCGCGCACCCGTCTCGCGCGCCTTCTACCAGGCCTCGGCCCGGGGCCCGCAGGGCGTCGCCGTACGACGCCGGTTCGGATGGGCGCCGGGGAGCCGGGGCGACTCCCGGGACCTCACCGGCCTGGAGGACGAGCACCTGGAGCAGGGGGAGACGCGCGACAGCGAGATCGTCGCCCGGGAGATCGAGCGGCCCCGGGTCGGGCCCATGCGGGACATCGCCGCGACGATCCAGCCCGAGCAGGACGACCTCGTACGGGGGGATCTGGCGGTCTCGGTGTGCGTGCAGGGCGCGCCGGGCACCGGCAAGACCGCCGTCGGGCTGCACCGGGCCGCATACCTGCTCTACACGTACCCGCAGCGCATCCGGCGCGGCGGTCTGCTGATCCTCGGGCCCAACCGCACGTTCCTGTCGTACATCTCCGAGGTGCTGCCGGCCCTCGGCGAGACCGGGGTGCGGCAGTCGACCCTGGGGGAGGAGATCGCGCGTTGGCCGGTCCGGGGTGTGGACGACGAGCCGGCGGCCGTCGTGAAGCACGACGCCCGGATGGCCGAGGTGCTGCGGCGGGCGCTGTACGCGAGGGTGCGCGCCGAGGGGGCGGGCGCGCTCGCCGTGCCGGACGGCTCGTACCGGTGGCGGGTGCCGGAGGGGGTACTGGCGCGGATCGTGGCCCGGGTACGGCAGGAGGAACCGCCGTACGGGGTCGGGCGGGAGCGGGTGCGGGCGCGGATCGTCGGGTGCCTGCGCGAACAGGTCGAGCGGCGGGCGGGGCCGCCCCCCAACGCCTGGGTGCGGCGGGTCGAGCGGTCGCGGCCGGTGTCGGCGTACGTCGACGCCGTGTGGCCGCGGGTGCGGCCCGAGGAGGTGGTGGCCGAACTGCTCACCGGCGAGGGGGCGCTGGCGGCTGCCGCGGACGGGCTGCTCGATGCCGGTGAGCAGCGGGCGCTGCGGTGGGAGCGGCCGCCCCGGTCGTGGAAGTCGGCGCGCTGGTCGGCCGCCGATCTGGTGCTGCTCGACGAGGTGGCCGGGCTGATCGGGCACCCGGAGGGGTACGGGCATGTCGTCGTCGACGAGGCGCAGGATCTGTCCCCGATGGAGTGCCGGGCCGTCGCCCGCCGGGCCCGCTTCGGTTCGCTGACGGTGCTGGGCGATCTGGCGCAGGGGACGACGCCGTGGGCGGCGCGGGCATGGCCCGCGGTCCTCGCGCACCTGGGGAAACCGGACGCGGCCGTGGTCGCCCTGACCACCGGGTTCCGGGTGCCGCAGGCTGTCGTCGGCCTCGCCAACCGGCTGCTGGAACGGCTGGACGTGGACGTGCCGGCGGCCCGTTCGCTGCGCGGGGACGGGGAGTTGCGGATGCGGGAGACGACCGAGGACGGCGTACCCGGGGCGGTCGTGGCGGCCGTACGGGACGCGCTGGGGCGGGAAGGCTCGGTCGGGGTCGTCGCGGCGGACGCGGACGTCTCCCGGGTGCGGGCGGCGCTGGACGCGGCCGGCATCGAGGCGGCGGGCCCGGACGAACTCGGCGCGCGGGTCGCCCTGGTGCCGGCGAGCGTGGTCAAGGGCCTCGAGTACGACCATGTCGTGGCCGTCGAGCCGGCGGCGATCGCCGAGGCGGAGGAACGGGGGCTGCACCGGCTGTACGTGGTACTGACGCGGGCGGTGTCCCGGCTGGAGGTGGTGCGCGGGAGGCCGCTGCCCTTCTAG